In the Cydia fagiglandana chromosome 14, ilCydFagi1.1, whole genome shotgun sequence genome, one interval contains:
- the LOC134670670 gene encoding uncharacterized protein LOC134670670, which produces MILRSKTKQSAKSAKMTRSETGTPATGRLGQSKKLDHGAADATVPPAASDPQIPGTSRECLPTGTSAEQVNVPLSCRSRASGSTRSSATIRARRLTAEAHLARKSIEREQELFQRELDNQRKLLEQVKQVEQLELEAKIVALEAEERSNHTKIRRVYITHSAGPPGRPSPLYSTPRQLPKISWQHSNVHLLVPK; this is translated from the exons ATGATCTTGCGATCTAAAACCAAGCAGTCGGCTAAAAGCGCTAAAATGACGCGCTCGGAAACGGGTACCCCTGCCACGGGTAGGCTCGGCCAGTCCAAAAAGTTGGACCACGGTGCGGCCGACGCCACCGTACCACCCGCGGCTTCCGACCCGCAAATCCCCGGGACGTCTCGCGAGTGCCTCCCAACCGGCACCAGCGCCGAACAAGTTAATGTTCCCCTCAGTTGCAGGTCTCGCGCTTCGGGCTCTACGCGATCATCGGCCACGATCAGGGCACGACGATTGACCGCGGAGGCCCACTTGGCCCGCAAAAGCATAGAAAGGGAACAGGAGCTCTTTCAACGCGAGCTCGACAACCAACGGAAACTCCTTGAGCAGGTTAAACAGGTAGAACAGCTTGAACTTGAAGCGAAAATAGTCGCCTTAGAAGCCGAGGAGCGATCCAATCACACG AAAATACGGCGCGTCTATATAACGCACTCCGCGGGCCCGCCCGGGAGGCCGTCGCCTCTTTACTCAACACCGCGGCAGCTTCCGAAGATATCATGGCAGCACTCGAACGTACATTTGCTTGTCCCGAAATGA